One Natrinema halophilum genomic window carries:
- a CDS encoding glycosyltransferase — protein MHVAFVSFETVHHRDTETNQQFRTVLEILSERGHDVHCYCAGFWAGDGSTLEQDGITYHAVSTGLDARSSFYLRLPFVLAAANPDVIHAAAQPPGQILAARWGATLARAPLLVEWYGDGGIDDTRWTRLATGRPDRIVTPSELVGTWVRELGADGDIVETISNPIDLELIRDVEPGEEVDVIYARRLDDGANLESLLLALAELRDRDWSATVVGDGPERETYERLTRDLRIEDRVTFLGNLTLEDRIAVYRGAHIFVQTAEHCVFPTEMLWALAAGCVGIVEYHANSSAHELVEGWNRGFRTTSEAELGEAILAAGDLERREFDDRFADYDRSSVAERYLELYRALLEDRGIL, from the coding sequence ATGCACGTTGCGTTCGTCTCGTTCGAAACGGTTCATCACCGCGACACCGAGACGAACCAACAATTCCGGACCGTCCTCGAGATTCTGAGCGAACGCGGCCACGACGTTCACTGTTACTGCGCTGGATTCTGGGCCGGCGACGGTTCGACGCTCGAGCAGGACGGCATCACCTACCATGCAGTTTCGACTGGTCTCGATGCACGGAGTTCGTTCTATTTGCGACTTCCGTTCGTCCTCGCGGCGGCGAACCCTGACGTGATCCACGCCGCCGCACAACCGCCGGGTCAGATCCTTGCAGCCCGATGGGGGGCGACGCTCGCACGTGCCCCGCTGCTCGTCGAGTGGTACGGCGACGGAGGAATTGACGACACGCGGTGGACGCGGCTTGCGACGGGGAGGCCCGACCGTATCGTCACCCCCTCGGAACTCGTCGGGACGTGGGTCCGAGAACTCGGAGCCGACGGCGATATCGTCGAGACGATCTCGAACCCGATCGATCTTGAACTGATCCGAGACGTCGAACCGGGCGAGGAAGTCGACGTGATATACGCCCGGCGACTCGACGACGGGGCCAACCTCGAGAGCCTGCTGCTGGCCCTCGCCGAACTTCGAGACCGGGACTGGTCCGCGACGGTCGTCGGTGACGGACCCGAACGGGAGACCTACGAGCGACTCACGCGAGACCTCCGGATCGAAGACCGCGTGACGTTCCTCGGTAATCTAACACTCGAGGACCGGATCGCGGTCTACCGCGGGGCGCACATCTTCGTCCAGACGGCCGAACACTGTGTCTTTCCGACGGAAATGCTCTGGGCGCTCGCCGCCGGTTGCGTCGGCATCGTGGAATATCACGCAAACTCGAGCGCTCACGAACTCGTCGAAGGCTGGAACCGTGGATTCCGGACCACCAGCGAGGCCGAACTGGGCGAGGCCATCCTCGCGGCGGGCGATCTCGAACGCCGCGAATTCGACGATCGGTTCGCCGACTACGACCGGTCGTCCGTCGCCGAGCGGTATCTCGAGTTGTACCGGGCGCTTCTGGAGGATCGCGGGATTCTGTGA
- a CDS encoding S9 family peptidase — protein MNNYDIERYLNVRSAYGASFGPSGERLSFLMDTTGTSQVWTIDSARAWPEQRTFFEERVTFASWSPERTELIFGMDEGGNERAQLFRLDAATGKIENLTAMPEAKHRWGGWSDDGERFAFTSNRRDESVFDVYVQGRDETGDDARLVYEGDGWLSLAGWSPDDSRLLVSQAYSNFDQDLYVLDLEAEKPDLEHVTPHEGDVRYQSASWAPDGDGIYLVTDEGEADTLYLAYLDLDGGARSAPETVIDGNGWNVDGVALDDETGRFVCSRNVDGYTELTVGEFDAADPTEYETFPEPDLPGGISGGVSFDPDAERFALSTTGDTVNTNVFVIDVESGEAERWTSAPTAGIPRETFDGSDLVHVESFDGLEVPGFLTVPDNCENGNTPVIVDIHGGPESQRRPSFSSVKQYFLDRGYAYFEPNVRGSAGYGAEYAALDDVEKRMDSVADIEACVEWLADHPAIDPDRIVAKGGSYGGFMVLAAMTEYPDLWAAGIDVVGIANFVTFLENTGDWRRELREAEYGSLAEDREFLEEISPTNNVERIEAPLFVLHGENDPRVPVDEAEQIAEQAAEQGVPVRKLIFEDEGHGFSKLENRIEAYSAIADFLDEHV, from the coding sequence ATGAACAATTACGATATCGAGCGGTATCTCAACGTCCGTAGCGCGTACGGCGCTTCGTTCGGACCCAGCGGAGAACGGCTCTCTTTCCTGATGGATACGACCGGAACCTCGCAGGTCTGGACCATCGATTCCGCTCGTGCCTGGCCTGAGCAACGGACGTTCTTCGAGGAACGGGTGACGTTCGCCTCGTGGTCACCCGAACGGACGGAGCTGATCTTTGGAATGGACGAGGGTGGCAACGAACGTGCCCAACTATTCCGGCTCGATGCGGCGACCGGCAAAATAGAGAACCTCACTGCGATGCCCGAGGCCAAGCACCGCTGGGGCGGATGGAGCGACGACGGCGAACGATTCGCCTTTACCTCGAATCGCCGCGACGAGTCCGTCTTCGACGTCTACGTTCAGGGTCGCGACGAGACGGGCGATGATGCACGGCTCGTATACGAGGGCGACGGCTGGCTCTCGCTTGCCGGCTGGAGCCCCGACGACTCCCGGCTGCTCGTCTCGCAGGCCTACTCTAACTTCGATCAGGACCTGTACGTGCTCGACCTCGAGGCTGAGAAACCAGATCTCGAGCACGTCACGCCACACGAGGGCGACGTCCGCTACCAGAGCGCAAGCTGGGCACCTGACGGTGACGGAATATACCTTGTCACCGACGAGGGCGAGGCTGACACCCTCTATCTGGCATATCTCGATCTCGATGGCGGGGCACGAAGTGCCCCCGAGACCGTCATCGATGGAAACGGATGGAACGTCGACGGCGTTGCACTGGACGACGAGACGGGCAGGTTCGTCTGCTCGCGAAACGTCGACGGCTACACGGAACTGACGGTCGGCGAGTTCGACGCCGCCGACCCCACCGAATACGAGACGTTTCCCGAGCCCGACCTTCCGGGCGGCATCTCCGGCGGCGTAAGCTTCGATCCCGACGCAGAACGGTTCGCTCTCTCGACGACCGGGGATACGGTCAACACGAACGTGTTCGTCATCGACGTCGAGAGCGGCGAGGCCGAACGGTGGACGAGCGCACCAACCGCAGGCATTCCTCGCGAGACGTTCGACGGGTCCGATCTTGTTCACGTCGAGAGTTTCGACGGACTCGAGGTTCCTGGCTTCCTGACCGTGCCGGACAATTGCGAAAACGGAAACACGCCCGTCATCGTCGACATCCACGGCGGACCGGAGAGCCAGCGCCGACCCTCGTTCTCGAGCGTCAAACAGTACTTCCTCGACCGAGGCTACGCGTACTTCGAGCCGAACGTGAGAGGATCTGCGGGCTACGGGGCCGAGTACGCCGCCCTCGACGACGTCGAGAAGCGGATGGACTCGGTCGCGGACATCGAGGCCTGCGTCGAGTGGCTGGCGGACCATCCAGCGATCGACCCTGACCGGATCGTCGCTAAAGGCGGCTCCTACGGTGGCTTCATGGTACTGGCTGCAATGACCGAATACCCAGATCTGTGGGCTGCCGGCATCGATGTCGTCGGCATCGCCAACTTCGTCACCTTCCTCGAGAATACCGGCGATTGGCGGCGGGAACTACGCGAAGCCGAATACGGCTCGCTCGCAGAGGATCGAGAGTTTCTGGAAGAGATTTCGCCGACTAACAACGTCGAGCGGATCGAGGCGCCGCTTTTCGTTCTCCACGGCGAGAACGATCCTCGCGTCCCGGTCGACGAAGCCGAGCAGATCGCGGAGCAAGCGGCCGAACAAGGAGTTCCAGTTCGCAAGTTGATCTTCGAGGACGAAGGCCACGGGTTCTCGAAACTCGAGAACAGAATCGAAGCCTATTCCGCGATCGCAGATTTCCTCGACGAGCACGTCTGA
- a CDS encoding ABC transporter ATP-binding protein, which yields MAAIQTTGLTKRYNRSVLAVDDLDLTVEEGEVFGFLGPNGAGKSTTINMLLDFVRPTSGTATVLGLDAQADIAEIRHRIGVLPEQASLYDRLTAREHLKWVIDTKRADDEPGAILKRVGLYDDGYRSVGDYSKGMAQRLGLGMALVGDPELLILDEPSAGLDPTGKQEMRRIIQMEADTGTTVFFSSHILGEVESVCDRVGIMNEGRLVATGTLNDLQGDLNLDATITLEVERAPKNLALHRLDGVRSASIKGTTITVTCTDPASKVDVVQHIASATEVHDIISEDVSLEQLFNTYTNEEQMDEETSGIGVTA from the coding sequence ATGGCCGCCATTCAAACAACCGGACTGACCAAGCGATACAACAGGTCAGTCCTGGCCGTCGACGATCTCGACCTCACGGTCGAGGAGGGGGAAGTGTTCGGATTTCTCGGTCCGAACGGCGCGGGGAAATCTACGACGATCAACATGCTCCTCGATTTCGTTCGTCCGACCAGCGGGACCGCGACGGTACTCGGCCTCGACGCACAGGCCGACATCGCCGAAATCCGTCATCGAATCGGCGTTCTACCGGAACAGGCGAGCCTTTATGACAGACTCACCGCCCGCGAGCACCTCAAATGGGTCATCGACACGAAGCGGGCCGACGACGAACCGGGAGCCATCCTCAAACGAGTCGGTCTGTACGACGACGGATACCGCTCCGTTGGGGACTATTCGAAGGGAATGGCCCAGCGGCTGGGGCTCGGAATGGCGCTGGTCGGCGATCCGGAACTGCTGATTCTGGACGAGCCCTCCGCGGGACTGGACCCGACGGGAAAACAGGAGATGCGCAGGATAATACAGATGGAAGCCGACACCGGGACGACCGTCTTTTTCTCGAGTCACATCCTCGGCGAAGTCGAGTCCGTCTGCGACCGGGTCGGAATTATGAACGAAGGGAGACTGGTCGCGACCGGCACGCTCAACGATCTTCAGGGCGACCTCAATCTCGATGCGACGATCACGCTCGAAGTCGAGCGAGCGCCGAAAAATCTCGCCCTCCATCGACTCGACGGCGTCCGATCGGCCAGCATCAAGGGAACGACGATCACCGTCACCTGCACCGACCCTGCAAGCAAGGTCGACGTCGTCCAGCACATCGCGTCCGCAACGGAGGTCCACGACATCATCTCCGAGGACGTCTCGCTCGAGCAACTGTTCAATACGTACACGAACGAAGAGCAGATGGACGAAGAGACATCGGGCATAGGGGTGACAGCATGA
- a CDS encoding ABC transporter permease subunit, producing MSTLAVAKKDFLDVWRSRVVWSVSVLYISIVALFLYSEQNRGPNPDVETALLNLIDIGAMFIPLVALVSAYLAIAGERESSSIKYLLSVPNTRRQVVLGKYLSRASMVTISVICAFLVGGGLALNWYSTLDTEMFVGIAALTLLYTLTYVAIAIGISASAASRSRAMAGAVGFFFVTNVLNLFGPLERGIRFFLNDLAGLGVPDFGIKFMQVLISPTAAYLVATPVAFPGKSVPPQYPWYLQGEVVIAILCAWLIVPVVIGIRLFKRADLD from the coding sequence ATGAGCACGCTCGCGGTGGCAAAGAAGGACTTCCTCGACGTCTGGCGATCCAGAGTCGTCTGGTCCGTTAGCGTCCTCTACATCTCTATCGTCGCTCTATTTTTGTATTCCGAGCAGAACAGGGGCCCAAATCCGGACGTGGAAACCGCTCTGTTGAACCTGATCGACATCGGCGCGATGTTCATCCCGCTCGTCGCCCTCGTTTCGGCGTACCTCGCGATCGCCGGCGAACGCGAGTCCAGCAGCATCAAGTACCTCCTGTCGGTCCCGAACACGCGCCGCCAGGTCGTTCTCGGGAAGTACCTGTCACGAGCCTCCATGGTCACTATTTCCGTTATCTGTGCGTTTCTCGTCGGAGGGGGACTCGCACTCAACTGGTATTCCACACTCGATACGGAGATGTTCGTTGGTATCGCAGCTCTGACGCTCCTCTATACGCTTACCTACGTCGCCATCGCGATCGGCATTTCTGCATCGGCGGCATCCCGATCGCGGGCAATGGCTGGAGCGGTCGGCTTTTTCTTCGTGACGAACGTGTTGAATCTGTTCGGCCCACTCGAACGCGGTATCAGGTTTTTCCTTAACGACCTTGCCGGGCTCGGGGTCCCCGATTTCGGGATCAAATTCATGCAGGTGCTTATCAGTCCGACGGCGGCATACCTCGTCGCCACACCAGTAGCGTTCCCCGGAAAATCGGTCCCGCCCCAGTATCCGTGGTATCTCCAGGGCGAAGTGGTGATCGCCATTCTGTGCGCCTGGCTGATAGTGCCAGTCGTAATCGGAATTCGTCTGTTCAAACGCGCCGATCTCGACTGA
- a CDS encoding NAD(P)-dependent glycerol-1-phosphate dehydrogenase has product MFEKSTWIRLPRNVVVGHGVRSAVVDVVDDLHLQGRPLFVTSPTPREVAADPIAADFEAAGIEPKIVTVEKATFDAVERVIEVAEAEGAAYLVGIGGGKAIDIAKMASYHLEMGFLSVPTAASHDGIVSNRGSVPDGDSRHSVAAEPPLAVVADTATLADAPWELTTAGCADIISNYTAVMDWRLAKRLKDVEYSEYAAALSEMTAEILVDNAELIRPGLEESAWVVTKALMSSGVAMSIAGSSRPASGAEHLFSHQLDRLAPGAALHGHQVGVGSVMTAYLHGGDRGIWRDIRNALSSIDAPTTAAELGIDDETVVEALTTCHEIRDRYTILGDGMNERAARDVAKKTGVID; this is encoded by the coding sequence ATGTTCGAGAAGTCGACGTGGATCCGCCTCCCGCGAAACGTTGTCGTCGGCCACGGCGTCCGGAGCGCGGTCGTGGACGTGGTCGACGATCTCCACCTGCAGGGGCGGCCGCTGTTCGTCACGAGCCCGACGCCCCGCGAGGTCGCTGCGGACCCCATCGCTGCTGACTTCGAGGCTGCCGGGATCGAACCCAAAATCGTAACGGTCGAAAAAGCGACGTTCGACGCCGTCGAGCGAGTCATCGAGGTTGCCGAGGCCGAAGGCGCCGCGTACCTCGTCGGAATCGGCGGTGGAAAGGCCATCGATATCGCGAAAATGGCCAGCTACCATCTCGAAATGGGCTTTCTCTCCGTTCCGACCGCAGCGAGCCACGATGGGATCGTCAGCAATCGCGGCTCCGTCCCCGACGGGGATTCCCGCCACAGCGTCGCCGCAGAGCCGCCGCTTGCGGTCGTCGCCGACACCGCTACCCTCGCCGATGCGCCGTGGGAACTGACGACGGCCGGATGCGCTGACATCATCTCGAATTACACCGCAGTGATGGACTGGCGGTTGGCCAAACGGTTGAAAGACGTCGAATACTCCGAGTACGCCGCCGCGCTCTCGGAGATGACCGCCGAAATCCTGGTCGACAACGCCGAACTCATCCGGCCAGGCCTCGAGGAGTCGGCCTGGGTCGTCACGAAGGCGCTCATGTCCTCGGGCGTCGCGATGAGCATCGCCGGCTCTTCGCGGCCCGCAAGCGGTGCCGAACACCTCTTTTCCCACCAACTCGACCGACTGGCACCCGGCGCAGCCCTCCACGGCCACCAGGTCGGCGTCGGCTCAGTTATGACCGCCTACCTCCATGGAGGCGACCGGGGCATCTGGCGTGATATTCGCAATGCCCTCTCGAGTATCGACGCGCCGACGACTGCGGCGGAACTGGGCATCGACGACGAGACCGTCGTCGAAGCGCTGACCACGTGCCACGAAATTCGAGATCGGTATACGATTCTGGGCGATGGGATGAACGAGCGTGCCGCTCGAGACGTCGCGAAGAAAACCGGCGTCATCGACTGA
- a CDS encoding PAS domain-containing sensor histidine kinase — MCSRAGATTEAFCGDVSDDVALNRYRTLVETIDDGIYQLDSDGHFVAVTDVIVEMTGYPRDELLGEHVSLVLTDDDIDRIERETENLLDTDETGVATFETAVQTANGGTFPCELRITPLIEEEECQGTIGVARDISEETKRPATSESTRASYDSITSVLDEANIGVFIINDKFEVASANETIEQYLDLDRETLIGRDKRRVVRENVLDKIDDPDRFAETVLATYGDNSYIEEFECHVAAGDDREERWLEHWSKPIESGQYAGGRIELYYDITDRKRSEDALQDTTERFHSLVDAVEEYAIFRLDRDGHIISWNEGAREIKGYDRDEILGKSFSTFYTEEDRAAGVPEHNLEQATKAGSIEDEGWRIRKDGSRFWANVTITSIWDGDDTHRGYLKVTRDMTDRHEREQELENELQRILHRISDAFYAVDEDFRFTHVNERAEDLLQYSEEELLGKNHWDVFPAVAGEDEVRTTFQTAMNSQEAMTIEFYDESFGFWVEANLYPSESGVSVYFRNVTERKERERELTKYETIVETVNDGIYTVDENGRFTMVNEAYTELTGYSREELLGSHVSLVVDDETIERATDLEAEMAAGTVDKPMVETVIETADGGQVHSEATFSLLPDDDRVRIGVARDVTERKERERALEESERRYRTLVEHFPNGAVGLYDEALTYTVAGGEILAELDISSDEVVGTSIYERYSDDVIEEIKPHFRAVFDGESRTFEMEYRGRHLVGYTLPVRNADDEIYAGMLMMQDISERMEYRRKLEKSNERLEQFAYAASHDLQEPLRMVTSYLQLIDQRYGDALDEDGEEFLEFAVDGAERMREMIDGLLTYSRVETNGDPFGVVDLNVIVENVREDLQIQIEESDAEITTDNLPHVEGDASQLRQVFQNLLSNAIEYSGDQPPRVDITTDRDGSDWVISVRDEGVGIETDDQKRIFEVFQRLHTRREHAGTGIGLALCRRIVERHGGEIWVEAEPGVGSTFSFTLPAARDCDE, encoded by the coding sequence ATGTGTTCACGAGCGGGCGCGACTACCGAAGCTTTCTGTGGGGACGTTTCGGACGATGTAGCGCTCAACCGGTATCGCACACTCGTCGAGACGATCGACGACGGGATATATCAGCTCGATTCTGACGGGCACTTCGTTGCGGTTACCGACGTCATCGTCGAAATGACGGGGTACCCTCGCGATGAACTCCTCGGCGAGCACGTCTCGCTCGTTCTCACCGACGACGATATCGATCGAATCGAACGTGAAACCGAAAATCTGCTCGACACGGACGAGACAGGCGTCGCTACCTTTGAGACCGCCGTCCAGACAGCGAACGGAGGGACTTTCCCCTGCGAACTACGTATTACCCCGCTTATCGAAGAGGAGGAATGTCAGGGAACGATCGGCGTTGCGCGGGACATCTCCGAAGAAACGAAGCGGCCAGCAACGTCCGAGTCGACGCGGGCGTCGTACGACTCGATCACGAGCGTTCTCGACGAAGCGAACATCGGCGTCTTCATTATTAATGACAAATTCGAGGTCGCGTCGGCCAACGAGACGATCGAACAGTATCTGGACCTCGATCGAGAGACCCTTATCGGTCGTGACAAACGACGGGTCGTCCGCGAAAACGTGTTGGACAAAATCGACGACCCGGACCGATTCGCGGAGACGGTTCTGGCCACCTACGGTGACAACAGTTACATCGAGGAGTTCGAATGCCACGTCGCCGCAGGCGACGATAGAGAGGAACGCTGGCTCGAACACTGGAGCAAACCGATCGAGTCGGGTCAGTACGCTGGCGGCCGAATCGAGCTCTACTACGATATCACGGATCGGAAACGATCGGAAGATGCCCTCCAGGACACCACGGAACGGTTTCACTCGCTGGTCGACGCCGTCGAAGAGTACGCTATCTTCCGCCTCGATCGGGACGGCCACATAATCAGTTGGAACGAAGGAGCAAGAGAAATCAAAGGCTACGACCGCGACGAAATACTTGGGAAGAGCTTTTCGACGTTCTACACCGAGGAGGATCGAGCGGCGGGCGTTCCCGAGCACAATCTCGAGCAAGCGACGAAAGCAGGATCGATCGAAGACGAAGGGTGGCGCATCAGAAAGGACGGCAGCCGGTTCTGGGCAAACGTGACGATTACGTCTATTTGGGACGGGGACGACACTCACCGTGGGTATCTGAAAGTAACGCGCGATATGACCGATCGGCACGAACGCGAGCAGGAACTCGAAAACGAACTTCAGCGCATTCTTCATCGAATATCGGACGCGTTCTATGCAGTCGACGAAGACTTCCGATTTACCCACGTCAACGAGCGTGCCGAAGATCTCCTCCAATACTCCGAGGAAGAGTTGCTTGGCAAGAACCACTGGGACGTATTTCCGGCGGTCGCTGGCGAGGACGAGGTCCGAACTACCTTCCAGACGGCGATGAACTCACAGGAAGCGATGACCATCGAATTTTACGACGAATCGTTCGGGTTCTGGGTCGAGGCGAATCTCTACCCCTCCGAATCCGGAGTTTCAGTATACTTTCGAAATGTCACCGAGCGCAAAGAACGCGAGCGTGAACTAACGAAGTACGAGACGATCGTCGAGACCGTCAACGACGGCATTTACACGGTCGACGAGAACGGCCGATTCACGATGGTCAACGAGGCGTACACGGAGCTAACCGGGTACTCTCGAGAGGAACTGCTCGGGTCGCACGTCTCACTGGTTGTTGACGACGAGACTATCGAACGGGCAACGGACCTCGAGGCGGAGATGGCGGCGGGAACCGTCGACAAGCCGATGGTAGAAACGGTAATAGAGACGGCAGATGGGGGCCAGGTTCACTCGGAGGCAACGTTCTCGCTGTTACCCGATGACGACCGCGTGCGAATCGGTGTTGCCCGCGACGTCACCGAACGGAAAGAGCGCGAACGAGCGCTGGAAGAGAGCGAACGTCGCTATCGGACGCTCGTCGAACACTTCCCGAACGGAGCAGTCGGGCTCTACGACGAAGCGTTGACGTACACCGTCGCAGGTGGAGAGATTCTGGCCGAACTCGATATTTCATCCGACGAGGTAGTTGGCACCTCCATCTACGAACGCTATTCCGACGACGTAATCGAGGAGATTAAACCACACTTTCGTGCCGTCTTCGATGGTGAGTCGAGGACATTCGAGATGGAGTACCGCGGTCGGCATCTAGTCGGGTATACGCTCCCCGTTCGAAACGCTGACGACGAGATTTACGCCGGAATGTTGATGATGCAGGATATCTCCGAGCGTATGGAATACCGTCGCAAACTCGAGAAATCGAACGAACGACTGGAACAGTTCGCGTATGCCGCGAGCCACGATCTTCAAGAGCCGTTGCGTATGGTCACGAGTTATCTCCAGTTGATCGACCAGCGATACGGAGATGCGCTCGACGAGGACGGAGAAGAATTTCTCGAGTTCGCTGTCGACGGTGCCGAGCGAATGCGCGAAATGATCGACGGCCTGCTTACGTATTCACGGGTCGAAACGAACGGCGATCCGTTCGGAGTGGTCGACTTGAACGTCATCGTCGAAAATGTTCGCGAAGACCTGCAGATACAGATCGAAGAGAGCGACGCCGAAATCACGACCGATAATCTTCCACACGTCGAAGGAGACGCGAGTCAACTCCGACAGGTCTTCCAGAATCTGCTGAGCAACGCGATCGAGTACAGCGGGGACCAACCGCCTCGGGTCGACATCACTACCGACCGCGACGGCAGCGACTGGGTCATTTCAGTTCGTGACGAGGGGGTTGGAATCGAAACCGACGATCAGAAACGCATCTTCGAGGTATTCCAACGGTTGCATACCCGTAGAGAGCACGCAGGGACGGGTATCGGACTCGCGCTGTGTCGCCGAATCGTCGAACGCCACGGCGGCGAGATCTGGGTTGAGGCAGAACCCGGTGTCGGTTCGACGTTCTCGTTTACGCTGCCGGCGGCACGTGATTGCGACGAGTGA
- a CDS encoding NAD-dependent epimerase/dehydratase family protein: MDSALVIGGTRFIGRHLVDDLREHDYDVTLLTRGNRENPFAEDDRVNHVEGDRTNETALEAVAASVDPDAVFDCVAYHPRDVRAATGIFADCDAYVYVSSGAAYGREEIPKREDRTPLESCTAEQATDDSFETYGNRKAEGDRAAFAAAEEGIRTMVVRPPIVYGPHDHTERLDWWVDRVNRFDRVIVPGDGTNLRHRVYVEDVASALRIVAERGEAGEAYNVGDRRLVTLQEMIELIADSLDSVARSDTERTDGEQSGPRAGDVELVHAGPRELAAGDVTLDDYPLYRSYPHVLSTSKLAALGWESTPLEEAMQQSVEDHLESDRDGDENGPDREAEERVLGILETL; encoded by the coding sequence ATGGACAGTGCTCTCGTTATCGGCGGCACTCGCTTTATCGGCCGCCACCTCGTCGACGACCTGCGTGAACACGACTACGACGTGACGCTGCTCACTCGAGGGAACCGCGAGAACCCGTTCGCGGAGGACGACCGCGTCAACCACGTCGAAGGCGACCGGACGAACGAAACGGCTCTCGAGGCAGTGGCCGCGTCCGTCGACCCTGACGCGGTCTTCGACTGCGTCGCCTATCACCCGCGGGACGTCCGAGCCGCGACCGGGATCTTCGCCGACTGCGACGCCTACGTCTACGTCTCGAGTGGCGCAGCCTACGGCCGCGAAGAGATTCCGAAACGCGAGGACCGGACGCCGCTCGAATCCTGTACTGCAGAGCAAGCGACCGACGACTCGTTCGAGACCTACGGAAACCGGAAAGCCGAGGGCGATAGAGCGGCGTTCGCTGCAGCAGAGGAGGGCATCCGTACGATGGTTGTCCGCCCGCCGATCGTCTACGGGCCCCACGACCACACCGAACGACTGGACTGGTGGGTCGATCGCGTGAACCGGTTCGACCGCGTCATCGTTCCCGGAGATGGGACGAACCTCCGCCATCGCGTCTACGTCGAAGACGTCGCCAGCGCACTGCGGATCGTCGCCGAACGCGGCGAAGCCGGCGAAGCTTACAACGTCGGTGATCGACGGCTCGTAACGCTCCAAGAGATGATCGAGTTGATCGCCGACTCGCTGGACAGCGTGGCGCGTAGCGACACGGAACGCACAGACGGTGAGCAAAGCGGGCCGAGAGCGGGCGATGTTGAACTCGTCCACGCCGGCCCTCGAGAACTCGCAGCTGGCGACGTTACACTGGACGATTATCCACTTTACCGGTCGTATCCGCACGTTCTCTCGACTTCGAAACTCGCCGCGTTAGGCTGGGAATCGACGCCGCTCGAGGAAGCGATGCAGCAGTCGGTCGAAGACCACCTCGAGAGCGACCGGGACGGGGACGAAAACGGACCGGATCGGGAGGCCGAAGAGCGCGTGCTGGGGATTCTCGAGACGCTTTGA